One Sporomusaceae bacterium FL31 DNA window includes the following coding sequences:
- the tkt gene encoding transketolase, whose amino-acid sequence MAEKLTAEQVSQLEDRAKAVRRSIVSMVTEANSGHPGGSLSAADILVTLYFAEMNVDAQKPNDPDRDRFVLCKGHAAPVLYATLAEKGYLPHEELLTLRKIDSRLQGHPSMKDLPGVDMSTGSLGQGLSAANGMALASRIDGRKNRIFALLGDGELEEGMVWEAAMFAGHYKLDNVTAFVDFNGLQIDGPVAEVMSPLPIPEKWLAFGWNVIEIDGHDIHAIYDAIQTAKTVKGQPTVIVAHTVKGKGVCQMENVADWHGKAPTKEECELFLGELDD is encoded by the coding sequence ATGGCTGAAAAACTAACAGCTGAACAAGTATCACAACTGGAAGACCGAGCTAAAGCGGTTCGGCGAAGTATTGTTTCGATGGTTACAGAAGCGAATTCAGGCCATCCAGGCGGGTCGCTGTCGGCTGCCGATATTTTAGTTACCCTGTATTTTGCTGAAATGAATGTGGATGCTCAAAAGCCAAATGATCCAGACCGCGATCGCTTTGTTTTATGTAAGGGGCATGCGGCACCGGTGTTATATGCAACCTTGGCTGAAAAAGGCTATTTGCCGCATGAGGAATTGCTTACTTTACGTAAAATTGACAGTCGTCTGCAAGGACATCCCAGCATGAAAGATTTACCGGGAGTGGATATGTCCACCGGGTCACTGGGACAAGGCTTAAGCGCAGCTAATGGCATGGCGCTGGCCAGCAGAATTGACGGGCGTAAAAACCGGATTTTTGCCTTGCTGGGTGATGGTGAACTGGAAGAAGGCATGGTTTGGGAAGCTGCCATGTTTGCTGGTCACTACAAGCTGGATAATGTAACGGCTTTTGTTGATTTTAATGGTCTGCAAATTGACGGACCTGTTGCGGAAGTCATGTCTCCTCTGCCTATTCCAGAGAAATGGCTGGCGTTTGGCTGGAATGTAATCGAAATTGACGGACATGATATTCATGCCATTTATGATGCTATTCAAACTGCTAAAACCGTTAAAGGACAGCCTACCGTGATTGTTGCGCATACAGTAAAAGGTAAAGGCGTTTGTCAAATGGAGAATGTTGCAGATTGGCATGGCAAAGCGCCGACCAAGGAAGAGTGCGAATTATTTCTTGGCGAACTTGATGATTAG
- a CDS encoding membrane protein, whose product MPIWLRQYLGIALGSVVTAVGLNMFLIPNKVAAGGVSGLATVLHYVVGYPVGATMLALNIPLFLLSLKVLGTRFGINTLYGAAILSIAIDGTAPFTPVLTQDLLLSSLYGGVLSGIGMGLVFRFRGTTAGTDLAAAIINKLVGISVGQALLFVDFFVILSAGIAFKSPELSLYALISLFVTTQLIDLIQEGPSSAKAFIVMTVMPDRVAQAILAEMERGVTYLQGRGAYTGEVRETLLCVVSTSEVTALKDLIYHIDKSAFVIVADVHEVLGEGFSARTK is encoded by the coding sequence ATGCCAATTTGGCTGCGGCAGTATTTAGGAATCGCCCTAGGGTCGGTGGTTACGGCTGTCGGTCTCAATATGTTCCTAATTCCTAACAAAGTCGCCGCTGGCGGGGTTAGCGGTTTGGCTACGGTGCTGCACTACGTGGTGGGGTATCCGGTAGGTGCTACCATGTTAGCGTTAAACATCCCCTTGTTTTTGTTGAGTTTGAAAGTATTGGGCACCAGGTTTGGCATTAATACACTCTACGGTGCTGCCATTTTGTCGATTGCCATTGATGGGACTGCGCCTTTCACTCCAGTGCTTACCCAGGATTTATTGCTCAGCTCACTTTATGGCGGGGTGTTGTCCGGAATTGGTATGGGACTGGTTTTCCGCTTTCGCGGGACAACTGCCGGGACTGATTTAGCTGCTGCAATTATTAATAAATTGGTGGGAATCAGTGTTGGGCAGGCGCTGCTGTTTGTTGATTTCTTTGTCATACTTTCAGCTGGTATTGCTTTTAAAAGTCCGGAGCTATCGCTGTATGCGCTGATCTCGCTGTTTGTCACGACCCAGCTCATTGATCTGATTCAGGAAGGACCGAGTTCAGCAAAAGCATTTATTGTGATGACGGTCATGCCTGACCGGGTTGCACAGGCTATTTTGGCTGAAATGGAACGCGGTGTGACCTATCTGCAGGGACGCGGTGCCTACACTGGAGAGGTTCGGGAAACCTTGCTGTGTGTAGTCAGCACCAGCGAAGTCACTGCGTTAAAAGACCTGATTTATCATATTGATAAAAGTGCTTTTGTTATTGTTGCCGATGTTCATGAGGTGCTGGGTGAAGGTTTCTCAGCCCGTACCAAATAA
- a CDS encoding transketolase yields the protein MGKATREAYGDALRDVGAELKDIVVLDADLSKSTKTAVFAKAHPDRFFNVGIAEQNLMGTAAGLAAAGKIPFVSTFAMFAAGRAYEQVRNSICYPKLNVKIAATHAGLTVGEDGASHQAIEDISLMRTIPNMTVIVPADATEARKAVEFAAKYKGPVYLRLGRSSTPDIFGDSYEFEHGKAVQLADGKDLTIIATGIMVAPARKAAEELIELGISARVLNIHTIKPIDKEAIAKAAQETGAIVTCEEHSIIGGLGSAVAEVIVESTPVPLERVGVMDTFGESGKPDALLVKYHLTTADIVKAAKRVISRK from the coding sequence ATGGGAAAAGCAACTCGTGAAGCCTATGGTGACGCCCTGCGGGATGTAGGGGCTGAACTTAAAGATATTGTCGTCCTGGATGCAGATTTATCAAAATCAACGAAAACTGCTGTATTTGCTAAGGCTCATCCTGACCGGTTTTTTAATGTCGGTATCGCTGAGCAGAATTTAATGGGTACAGCGGCCGGTCTGGCAGCAGCCGGCAAGATTCCATTTGTATCGACTTTTGCAATGTTTGCCGCTGGCCGTGCTTATGAGCAGGTGCGCAACTCGATCTGCTATCCGAAGCTGAATGTTAAGATTGCAGCCACTCATGCTGGCTTAACAGTTGGCGAAGATGGGGCCTCCCATCAGGCTATTGAGGATATCTCCCTCATGCGAACCATTCCAAACATGACGGTCATTGTTCCTGCTGATGCTACTGAAGCCCGTAAAGCGGTTGAGTTTGCAGCTAAGTATAAAGGACCTGTTTATTTGCGTTTAGGCCGTTCGTCGACTCCGGATATTTTTGGTGACAGCTATGAATTTGAGCATGGCAAGGCGGTTCAATTGGCTGATGGAAAAGACTTGACCATTATCGCTACCGGCATTATGGTTGCACCAGCCAGAAAAGCTGCTGAAGAGTTAATTGAACTGGGCATTAGTGCCCGTGTACTCAATATCCATACCATTAAACCGATTGATAAAGAAGCTATTGCCAAGGCTGCTCAGGAAACTGGTGCTATTGTTACTTGCGAAGAACATAGCATTATCGGCGGTTTAGGCAGTGCAGTGGCTGAAGTTATTGTGGAAAGTACGCCAGTGCCGCTCGAACGGGTGGGCGTTATGGATACTTTTGGCGAATCCGGTAAGCCGGATGCGCTGTTAGTGAAATATCATCTGACCACTGCGGATATTGTGAAAGCCGCTAAACGAGTGATCAGTCGAAAATAA
- a CDS encoding polysaccharide pyruvyl transferase CsaB — MSEIVISGYYGFANAGDEAMLAAMIEVLTDLDSSVKITVISGNPAETMKKHGVAAVYRLNYPEIIRALAKCDLLISGGGSLLQDVTSNRSLYYYLSIMMLAKQLGKPVMLYAQGIGPVCGSLARGAMRYIGNMVDLITVRDEGSRDELKRLQVTKPQIYVTADPVLAIHPVDKAIGRNILRKVGVEGASPLVGIAVREWKDWSHYKQVLAQTADKIVEEFGAKVVYLPMQYPEDVAVAKKINRRSRHAAALLNEEYTTSELLSLVGNLDMLISIRLHALIFAGVMHVPMIGISYDPKIDRFLESVGDHQVGNLKNVTTDGLLTKVRQLWPDIEREKRPQDERLNSLREKAFRNAELAIELIADSKKRR; from the coding sequence ATGAGTGAAATAGTAATTTCCGGTTATTATGGTTTTGCCAATGCCGGCGATGAAGCCATGCTGGCCGCCATGATAGAAGTATTAACCGATTTAGATTCCAGTGTGAAAATCACGGTAATATCCGGCAATCCTGCGGAAACTATGAAAAAGCATGGTGTTGCTGCAGTATACCGGCTGAATTATCCTGAAATTATCCGGGCGCTGGCTAAATGTGATTTATTAATCAGCGGCGGCGGAAGCTTGTTGCAGGATGTAACCAGCAATCGCAGTTTATACTATTATTTAAGTATCATGATGCTGGCTAAACAGTTAGGTAAGCCAGTCATGTTGTATGCTCAGGGCATTGGACCGGTTTGTGGCTCCTTGGCGCGTGGTGCCATGCGTTATATTGGCAATATGGTGGATTTGATTACCGTTCGCGATGAAGGTTCACGGGATGAACTTAAACGTCTGCAGGTAACCAAGCCGCAAATTTATGTGACTGCCGACCCGGTATTGGCCATTCATCCTGTTGATAAAGCGATTGGCCGGAATATCCTGCGCAAGGTTGGGGTAGAGGGAGCAAGTCCGCTCGTAGGAATCGCGGTGCGTGAGTGGAAAGACTGGAGTCATTATAAGCAGGTGCTGGCGCAGACTGCTGATAAAATTGTTGAAGAATTTGGCGCAAAAGTTGTTTATCTGCCCATGCAGTATCCGGAGGATGTTGCAGTTGCAAAGAAAATAAACCGCCGTTCCCGGCATGCGGCAGCATTGCTTAATGAAGAATATACCACCAGTGAATTGTTGTCTTTGGTTGGAAATTTGGATATGTTAATTAGTATCCGACTGCATGCCCTTATTTTTGCCGGAGTGATGCATGTTCCGATGATTGGAATATCCTATGATCCGAAAATAGACCGGTTCTTGGAATCAGTAGGCGATCATCAGGTAGGGAATTTAAAGAATGTCACGACTGACGGGCTCTTGACTAAGGTGCGGCAATTATGGCCAGACATTGAACGTGAAAAAAGGCCGCAGGATGAACGATTAAATTCCTTGCGGGAAAAGGCTTTCCGCAATGCTGAACTGGCTATTGAACTGATCGCCGACAGCAAAAAGCGGAGGTGA
- a CDS encoding membrane protein encodes MKKLLRQYLGMTIGIILTATALNMFLIPNKVAAGGVSGLATVLHYLSGWPVGMIMLVFNVPLFFLGIKFLGPRYGINTLYGAAALSVSIDILAPYTPILTHDLLLSSLYGGVLSGIGMGLVFRFKGNTAGTAMAAAILNKIYGISVGQALLAADFLVVAFAGLIFKSPELALYATISIFVTAQIIDLVQEGPSTSKAFLIMTDKPKEVADGILYEIDRGVTFIQGKGGYTGQERELLLCVVSTSEVTQLKELIYQKDQRAFVIVADAHEVLGEGFTAVKPVSSVKS; translated from the coding sequence ATGAAAAAATTACTGCGTCAATATCTCGGCATGACGATTGGTATTATTTTAACAGCTACGGCTCTCAACATGTTTCTTATTCCGAATAAGGTAGCAGCTGGCGGTGTCAGCGGTTTAGCAACTGTCCTGCATTATTTGTCAGGCTGGCCGGTCGGTATGATCATGTTGGTCTTTAATGTTCCGTTGTTTTTTCTGGGAATTAAATTTCTTGGTCCGCGTTATGGCATTAACACGCTCTATGGTGCAGCTGCCCTGTCGGTCAGTATCGATATCCTGGCGCCCTATACACCCATATTAACCCACGACTTACTGCTGAGTTCTTTATATGGCGGTGTGTTGAGTGGAATTGGTATGGGGCTGGTTTTCCGGTTTAAAGGCAATACGGCAGGAACGGCCATGGCGGCAGCAATACTGAATAAGATATATGGCATCAGTGTCGGTCAGGCGCTGTTAGCGGCTGACTTCTTGGTTGTTGCTTTTGCCGGGTTGATCTTCAAGAGCCCTGAACTGGCCTTATATGCGACCATTTCGATTTTTGTCACTGCACAAATCATTGACTTGGTGCAGGAAGGACCCAGTACTTCCAAGGCATTCTTGATTATGACTGATAAGCCCAAGGAAGTGGCTGATGGGATTTTGTACGAAATTGACCGGGGTGTGACCTTTATTCAGGGCAAAGGCGGTTATACCGGTCAGGAACGCGAATTACTGTTATGTGTTGTCAGCACCAGTGAAGTGACTCAACTGAAAGAGCTCATCTATCAAAAAGATCAGCGGGCATTTGTCATTGTCGCCGATGCCCATGAAGTATTAGGGGAAGGCTTTACTGCGGTAAAGCCGGTTAGCAGCGTAAAGAGTTAG